A single Desulfobaculum xiamenense DNA region contains:
- a CDS encoding glycosyltransferase family 2 protein codes for MAKIIDITPHSRDITPVLMLITSHRMDCFVLCLKCLELYTDLTRFKKIYILANAVSDEHALLIKAFQKRHPGVIDVHTSPRSIVPAMVAMENFIMARHFDDVIVKLHEDVFVTPRWLERLISAYKTHRRHPTVALASALAPVSRTGRQVMDRVLRAHYRRERSRMPATPVESNAVYHRFMWERVLFDDLEGKFLELEMTKYSYVPYVSTECIIFDHRLSELILPMPLRPVEGVSRVDEFHINAALRANHLQAAVVTDAIVHHFSHHGPEEYLRRHISMDDVWWHMTFLDENPAHKDRNPFAPSLPGAGRLSARKRMRGRELRIPS; via the coding sequence ATGGCCAAGATCATCGACATCACGCCGCATTCGCGAGACATCACACCCGTGCTGATGCTCATCACCTCGCACAGGATGGACTGCTTCGTCCTGTGCCTGAAGTGCCTTGAGCTGTACACGGACCTGACGCGCTTCAAGAAAATCTACATCCTCGCCAACGCCGTCAGCGACGAGCACGCCCTGCTCATCAAGGCCTTCCAGAAGCGCCACCCCGGCGTCATCGACGTGCACACCTCGCCGCGAAGCATCGTTCCGGCCATGGTCGCCATGGAAAACTTCATCATGGCCCGCCACTTCGACGACGTCATCGTCAAGCTGCACGAGGACGTGTTCGTCACCCCGCGCTGGCTGGAGCGGCTCATCTCCGCCTACAAGACGCACCGCAGGCACCCGACAGTGGCGCTCGCCTCGGCCCTCGCGCCTGTCAGCCGCACTGGGCGGCAGGTCATGGACCGCGTGCTACGCGCCCACTACCGTCGCGAGCGCTCGCGCATGCCCGCCACGCCCGTGGAGTCCAACGCGGTCTACCACCGCTTCATGTGGGAACGCGTGCTTTTTGACGATCTCGAAGGCAAGTTCCTCGAACTGGAGATGACCAAGTACTCCTACGTGCCCTACGTGAGCACGGAATGCATCATCTTCGACCATCGCCTCTCCGAGCTGATCCTGCCCATGCCCCTGCGCCCGGTGGAGGGCGTCTCCCGCGTGGACGAATTCCACATCAACGCCGCGCTTCGCGCAAACCATCTTCAGGCGGCGGTGGTCACCGACGCCATCGTCCACCACTTCAGCCACCACGGGCCCGAGGAGTACCTGCGCAGGCACATCAGCATGGACGACGTCTGGTGGCATATGACGTTCCTCGACGAAAACCCCGCCCACAAGGACCGCAACCCATTCGCTCCCTCGCTGCCCGGCGCGGGCCGCCTCTCGGCGCGAAAGCGCATGCGCGGACGGGAACTGCGAATTCCAAGCTGA
- a CDS encoding Na/Pi cotransporter family protein, giving the protein MQSSSVVQLAGGLGLLLLGMKLMTDGLRLAAGGMLRRILSASTKTPLRGLVSGFGMTTAVQSSSAVTVMAIGFVNAGIMSLAHTVWVVYGSNVGSTTTAWIVAWLGFKVDIQSFALPMIAAGSALWIAGRASRRAAMGEALAGFGLFFLGIEFLQGAFGDIGGAIRLTDIAPSGIGGDIVFVALGFALTCVMQSSGATMTLVLTAVSGGMIPLDQAAAAVVGANVGTTSTAVLASIGATPAARRVAALHVAFNLITGAVAVALLPILVATLVGMRDSLGHGGSPTMVLAMFHTVFNVLGILVMWPVTGMLVRFLERRFRTPMEDESVPRYLDRNVLATPAVAVGALTRETCRVGSIARRLVHVALTCSGGACREVHSVKAVLSKLHSVVAEYATRVSKVGLSQNAAEIVPDILRVARYYSRAGEHAQDAMDVLAELEPLPAGVVSELRDAVLKRAASATLAADPSDDRYEAARLGQLAEEFETAYQDFKQALLDAGAGGELPIPDMVAHLDFMTHVHRMMDQIEKAAHMLDDVLGTVGIAPSGGVAGASA; this is encoded by the coding sequence ATGCAGAGTTCTAGTGTCGTCCAACTGGCCGGAGGCCTCGGTCTGCTTCTGCTCGGCATGAAGCTCATGACCGATGGCTTGCGCCTCGCGGCGGGTGGCATGCTGCGCCGCATCCTTTCCGCTTCCACCAAAACCCCGCTGCGAGGGCTTGTGTCCGGCTTCGGCATGACCACTGCCGTGCAGTCGTCATCCGCCGTCACCGTGATGGCCATAGGCTTCGTCAACGCGGGCATCATGAGCCTCGCGCATACGGTGTGGGTGGTCTACGGCAGCAATGTCGGCTCCACCACCACGGCGTGGATCGTGGCGTGGCTCGGCTTCAAGGTGGACATCCAGTCCTTCGCGCTGCCCATGATCGCCGCCGGGTCCGCGCTGTGGATCGCCGGGCGCGCCTCGCGCCGCGCGGCCATGGGCGAGGCGCTGGCCGGATTCGGTCTCTTTTTCCTCGGCATCGAATTCCTGCAGGGTGCCTTCGGCGACATCGGCGGTGCCATTCGCCTCACCGACATCGCGCCGTCGGGAATTGGCGGCGACATTGTCTTCGTTGCGCTGGGCTTCGCGCTGACCTGCGTCATGCAGTCCTCCGGGGCGACCATGACCCTTGTGCTCACGGCCGTGTCCGGCGGCATGATTCCCCTCGATCAGGCGGCCGCTGCGGTGGTGGGGGCCAATGTCGGCACCACCAGCACTGCGGTGCTCGCGTCCATCGGCGCGACGCCCGCCGCGCGGCGGGTGGCCGCGCTACACGTCGCCTTCAATCTCATCACCGGCGCGGTGGCCGTGGCGCTGTTGCCCATTCTGGTGGCCACGCTGGTCGGCATGCGCGACTCGCTGGGGCACGGGGGCAGTCCGACCATGGTGCTGGCCATGTTCCACACCGTGTTCAACGTCCTCGGCATTCTTGTGATGTGGCCCGTGACGGGGATGCTGGTGCGCTTTCTGGAGCGCCGATTCCGCACGCCCATGGAGGACGAGAGCGTGCCGCGCTACCTTGACCGCAACGTGCTGGCCACGCCCGCCGTGGCTGTTGGCGCGCTGACCCGCGAGACCTGCCGTGTGGGCAGCATTGCGCGGCGGCTGGTGCATGTGGCGCTCACGTGCAGCGGTGGGGCCTGCCGCGAGGTGCACAGCGTGAAGGCGGTGCTTTCCAAGTTGCATTCCGTGGTGGCGGAGTACGCCACGCGGGTGTCCAAGGTCGGCCTGTCGCAGAACGCGGCGGAGATCGTGCCGGACATCCTGCGTGTGGCCCGCTACTATTCGCGGGCTGGCGAGCATGCGCAGGATGCCATGGATGTGCTGGCAGAGCTGGAGCCTTTGCCCGCCGGTGTGGTGAGCGAACTGCGCGACGCCGTCCTTAAGCGCGCGGCCTCTGCGACGCTGGCCGCCGATCCGTCCGACGACCGCTATGAGGCGGCGCGGCTGGGGCAGTTGGCCGAGGAATTCGAGACCGCCTATCAGGATTTCAAGCAGGCGCTGCTGGATGCCGGAGCGGGTGGAGAACTGCCCATTCCCGACATGGTGGCGCATCTGGATTTCATGACCCACGTGCACCGGATGATGGATCAGATCGAGAAGGCTGCGCACATGCTCGACGATGTGCTTGGGACCGTCGGCATCGCGCCCTCGGGTGGTGTGGCTGGCGCTTCGGCCTGA
- a CDS encoding MFS transporter: MQTNDSTRRMYIFLMVLTVAAAVGLQGWRTLVNNFAVEVAGVDGLGMGLIQSVREVPGFLAVLVVYLLLVVSEHRLAALSVAVVGIGVSITGLFPSTWGLALTTLIMSFGFHYYETLNQSLTLQHFDLSTAPLVVGRLRGLTSLANLAVGGTLFLLAGVLDYEWLFALLGAVVAVAGLCCLRFRPDTQDAVPQRKGMVLRSRYWLFYLLTFFAGARRQVFVAFSVFLLVQKFDYSVREITALFVVNNLINWFASPRIGRAINRFGERRVLTLEYASLVLIFTAYAFVESRALVAVLYILDHLFFNFAIAIRTYFQKIADPRDIAPSMAAGFTINHIAAVVIPFCGGMLWMVHPSWVFLGGAGLACVSLVLVQFIRTERV; encoded by the coding sequence GTGCAGACGAATGATTCGACGCGGCGGATGTACATATTCCTCATGGTGCTGACCGTTGCTGCGGCGGTGGGCCTGCAGGGCTGGCGGACGCTGGTCAACAACTTCGCCGTGGAGGTGGCCGGGGTGGATGGCCTCGGCATGGGGCTTATCCAGTCCGTGCGTGAGGTTCCGGGTTTTCTCGCCGTGCTTGTGGTCTATCTGCTGCTGGTGGTGAGCGAGCATCGCCTCGCGGCGCTCTCCGTGGCCGTGGTGGGCATCGGCGTGTCGATTACGGGCCTGTTTCCGTCCACGTGGGGGCTGGCGCTGACTACGTTGATCATGTCCTTCGGCTTCCACTACTACGAGACGCTCAACCAGTCCCTGACGCTCCAGCATTTCGATCTCTCCACCGCGCCGCTGGTGGTGGGTAGACTGCGCGGGCTGACCTCGCTGGCCAACCTCGCCGTGGGCGGCACCCTGTTTTTGCTGGCCGGAGTGCTCGATTACGAGTGGCTGTTCGCGCTGCTTGGCGCGGTGGTCGCCGTTGCGGGCCTGTGCTGCCTGCGTTTTCGCCCCGATACGCAGGACGCCGTGCCCCAGCGCAAGGGCATGGTGCTGCGCTCGCGCTACTGGCTGTTCTATCTGCTGACCTTCTTCGCCGGGGCGAGGCGGCAGGTCTTCGTGGCCTTTTCCGTGTTCCTGCTCGTGCAGAAGTTCGACTACTCCGTGCGCGAGATCACGGCGCTGTTCGTGGTCAACAACCTCATCAACTGGTTCGCCTCGCCGCGCATCGGCCGGGCCATCAACCGCTTCGGCGAGCGCCGGGTGCTGACCCTCGAATACGCGAGCCTCGTGCTCATCTTCACGGCCTACGCCTTCGTGGAGAGCCGGGCGCTGGTGGCCGTGCTCTACATCCTCGACCACCTCTTCTTCAACTTCGCCATAGCCATACGCACCTACTTTCAGAAGATCGCGGACCCTCGCGACATCGCGCCGAGCATGGCCGCCGGGTTCACCATCAACCATATTGCGGCGGTGGTCATTCCCTTCTGCGGCGGCATGCTGTGGATGGTCCATCCGTCATGGGTGTTCCTCGGCGGTGCTGGGCTGGCCTGCGTGTCCCTTGTGCTTGTGCAATTCATCCGCACCGAGCGCGTCTAG